A segment of the Trifolium pratense cultivar HEN17-A07 linkage group LG7, ARS_RC_1.1, whole genome shotgun sequence genome:
TATATATttcttgaaaataaatcaataacTTGGGTTTCAATTGATATCAAGGAACAAGAAAATTAGCCGAGTATTAGTAGAAGAAAGGACTTAACCATGTTAAAAAACATGGACGACTAAAGCTTTAACGGGGTGACAAGGTTGAAAACGTAGTTATATATATGAAAGTGAGAATAGTTATGCATGTTCATTCAATTTGAAAGATAAACAGAAATATTTTTTACCAACCAGCAATTGAGGCAGCAACTAAAAATAACGATGTAACAAGCCAGCCTagcatttttatataattactTCTGTTTCAAAAACTGTGCATCTAACTTGTAATGAACCGAAAAACCTATTGGAGAATTTCACTCTTTAGCCTTCACGTTAGCAAGACATAGCACTGCTTAGGGAAACCGATATTTTAATCAATGAGATTCATAAAGAAAAGGGTCAGCATAAGCTCACCTTGAGAAGTTCAGACGACCGGAAACCACCGAGCCATAGAAAACACCTCTCAGCAGGCGTTTTCCACATGCCAGACAACAAATGGAAAACATCAGCCTTAGCTGCAACACCTTTCAGCCTAAAAATATCATCATAATGTGCCAATATACCATCAACAATCATGCGAAGTTCGGTATCACTTGCATGAGAATTTACAGCTGCTCTCAATTCATTAATTTGTCGATTCTGCTCTTCCAGCCACCTTGCATATTCTGCATCAAATTGCATTGCCCCTGTAAAACAATTAAATGATTGTTATTAACAAAACATAACTCAAAGTGTATTGATATAACCTGTTACATCatcaaagaaataaatatatactatgAAGTTATTATAGACATATTTCTAAGTTCAAACTATAGAATAAATAACATAGTTTAGAAATAAGATACCATTTCCACTCATTGAATGAGTTTGTTCACCCGAACTTGATATGAATACTCCCTACAGGAAGAAACAAAAGGTTCTGGTTTAAAATAGAGCATGACTCCCAAGGAAACGTGTCATACAAAAACCAAGAGGGgtggggagagagagagagagagcgggggggggggggggggggggggggggggggggggggggggggaatcGGCACAATCTAAGTGCAAGGAATAACAGAGTTTAACCTGCTGTCGGGCTCGCTGAAGCTCTTGCTCTAGTTGGGTCAGCTTCAAACGACTACTTTCCAACTGTTGGACATAGGCCTATGTAAATGAGCACATTGTGTCAGGTATTGCATTTCAATGGTCAATTGAGGAATGTTACAACAATCACATTTCTTACAACTATCATAGAGGCCAAAGCAGTATGCATACATGTGTGTTTGGCTGAGTCGTGGCGAAATTGATTTAAATGAATtatgaattgattttgtaaaaattattttggtcaAATGTGAGTTGTatgtaaagtgatttatgtttgaatatatTTACATAACACTAagttgaataataaaaaaaatcaaaggctAAAAAACATGTTTGGAGGCAAAAGCTAGAAATCTCAGCTTCAAGTCAGAACTCATTCTGGAGGCAAAAACAATTATACTCGAgaacactcaaacatgtaaAATCAACATTATGTATATAGAATCACTTTTGTCTCCAATCATGCACTAAACATTACAAGGAAGACACTTGATTCCACAATATAGCAATCAACTTAACTATGATAGAAAACACACATAATATGATTCTTCAGCAGCCaaatacagaaaaaaaaaaaataattaatcaatttcCAACTCTTTTTGCTGTAAAACACTAAGTGACAGCCTAAGCATCCCACTTCCGTTAAAATTATCGGCTTGTGAATTTAACTGACAGAAGACTGATATAAGTGCAGCTTTCTATCAAACAACAATAATGACAATTATAAGCAAGGAAAACCCTACTGGTTTTTctacaaatttattttctaatcAAATCCTTGTCGTTGAATTATTATCACATGATAACAATATTTATATGGGGAAACAAGAAAATATACAAACTTCAAAGAACAAATGATAGCTGAAAATATTTAAGTAAAGACAATCCCTACTTTCTTTCTCAACCGGCTTTTTCTTGCCGCCTCACGATTCTGAGCGAGCCTGCGGAGAGTCtacaataacattaaaaaaaccCATTATATAACAGATACTAATTGAAAATTTAGATAGGCCTTTTAGATATTATCCATGCAATAaatttgttaaatatttattaaccTTCTGATCTGATTTATCCTTTGATCTATCACTGGAGTCAGAACCCACAGGAGCAAGAGATTGATTTCTATCAAACTGTAAATATAGCATGCACAAAATGTTAGATTATCAACTATGGAAAAGTGATGTCAGCACAGCattcaataatttagagattatttTTTACAGATTTTTAAGAAAAGTTTAagttattttgtgtttgtttaccataatgaaaatcacttttattagatttttaagaaaaatagttCAAGTTATTTGCCGACAATGCTTCTTCTCTGATTTAAGCAGACCCTAAAAAACCTTCTGCTCATAGATTACATTTGAAAACCGTTTAAATCAAACAAATCATGAAGTTTGATTCATATTGAAAAATTCAACTTCAACAGGTTTCCCAATATGCAAATGTAGGATAGGGACTTAAGATGTTATCATTTGAACAAAAAGGGAAAAAGCATAAAGGTTTAAAATACGTTACCCGCTGATTCTTGTCATCGGTGTCGCCATCTGTTGAAATATCAGTCCTAGGACTGGCATCAGCCATGGCAAACTCTTCCTGGTTTTCTGTACGAACACTTAATATGTTACCACTGCCTGGATTTGATGATTGAAGATTTGTTAATTGCAACCTATGCGGCTCTGTTTGGTTCGTCAATGGGCTTTTATCAAGTGATGTTGGCAAAGTACTGGTGTGAACAGGGCCAGGTGAAATATTTTGGCCACTTACTTTAATTGAGTTAAAAACCGAGTTTGAATCTATAAAATCAGAAAAATTcatcagcaaagatggaaatAAAAAGTACATGTTTGTCAACAAGAATTGATATAAAGATAGACAACGATATCTATATGCAAGTGTGCATTTCAGTGTTGTTGAATAGTGGCTATAGCGTTGCAAAATTTGAAGGAATCGCTATTGTTTCGCGATAGGCTATTTAATACAAAAGATTATGAAAACAGCGACTCTAGTATGTTGCGTACAAGAATTAGAACAAACCACTATTTTCTGTGATTTGTGACTGATAGCAATGGTACATTTGTGAATGTGTGTATCTGTGTGTTTTCTTAACATTATCTTTGCCGAGTGGTGAATAAGTAAGTATCATACAGCAACTattgtatagttctattttttttaagaaatgatACTTAAACATAGTTTAGATaagtaaaaaaggaaaaaggttTTATGAGATTACTAGTGCACCAAGACACGGGATAATACAAGTTACAACATACTGATTACTGCGGTATTTGCTTTTTTACATGTAAACTATGCAATATCGGGTTACAATAAGACTTACTTCCACTCAGAGCAACAGCATCCACTAAACGATATGTTTGACCAAATGCTCCAAAGTCAGAAACATGAAAAGAATCAACTGTGTTTCCCTCTGTATAGCTGAAATCCATATTTTGTCAGAATTAGGCTAACACAAATTACATGTTTCTATtgctaaaacaaaataaaaagattcCATTAAAAGAAGTAACTCGAGAGCAGTTCTACTCGTATTGGAAGGGAAATAAAAGTGAGCTAACAGATCCTTCGTACTCCATGTACTTTGTTAAAACATCTTCAAAGcttgtgaaaatattttctcaAATCTTGATcatatcaatttaaaaataaagaaaatgaaaaaaataaataatgcaaAACGAAAAGACCtaatatttttctattgaatATCTTTTGACGTGACAAGGAACCTCGCAATGTTTCTCTTTATCCCAAATCAAGAAACAAATGTTTCTCCTTAACCACAAGAAAACACATCTTTTGACGTGACAATGAACCTCGCAATATTTTTCTAAGTACCCAGTAAACACGATACACCATGAACCATGCCAAATTTTGAACAACAAATCTAATAATTCACATTAGTAAGAGAACTTTTTCCAGTCATACAACTGGCTGCCTAAGCATTACTCGTTTTGGTTACTCTCCAAGACTTAAGCTCAATTATGTCATATATTTTGATCCATCTACTCCTCAAAATAAAACATTTTCTTTGTATGTTTGATTTATGCCGAGGACTGAACTCGAAACAACTAGGGAGCGATACTTGTCACATGACCAGCATGGACATGTGACGCGGCAGATTTTCCTTGTATGTGAAATAGCTTTTCGGAAGATACTTATTTCAACCATATTAGATACTTATTTCAACCATATTAATTGCATGTTACATACTATACTATGACAATTTTTCTTAAGAAGATTGTATACAAAATTCTCAACATGTTAAGGTTTAACCTAGAATGCAAAATCGAAGTGTCAGACCGCACaaagtgcatgtttggattggcGATGAGTTTGGTAAAATCACGATGGCCAATTCAAACATAAACTTGCCATACTGTAAACAGTACTTTAGTTCATCAAGGTGTAAAGTGCTTATGTTAGTTAAACCTATCATAGCAATCCAGAACCTAAGATAAAATTGTAAACTACAACTTAAGTTCAGAATCCTTCAGTATCCATTCTTCATCTAAAACAGAAAAAATCCGAGCAACAATATAAACCAAAATATCACGCATTCATTTCACGATATCATTCCAAATGCATCACCAAAAGATTCAAGGCTCGtcttaataaaaaaagacaAGGAAAAAACATTCGATAAATATATACTGCCGAAACCAAGTCAAGTTAAGATTCATTCAGAACAAAAATTGAGCAAAATATCACAATCTATATTCAAATCCTAAACTAAGATAAAATATACCGTGCATCGTCGGAATTGAAGCTCGGCATGCCTATTTCGGCTCCCTTCTCATCTTCAACACCAATCCGAATTCTACTTCCCATGCAACATTCACACCATTAAATTCCCCAGCTTCTCAATCTCAACAAAATGTAAAACACTAAAATCCctaaaccaaaacaaacaacaaaattgcAACTTCAATTAAGCTAGAACAACCAACAAACCCATAAATCTCAACTAAGCAAAACATAGTGTGAAACAAAATCATAACCATAACATAGTATAAAACAAATCATAACCAAAACATAAATTTCAACCTGGTAAAGCAAGAAATGAATTCCAATCACAAGacagaaaaaacaaaatcagaaaAACATGAGCAAAAGCAAAACCCCTTTAGCTGCAAACagaaaaatcaatcaaaaaGGCGCAAACTTTGGCAAAATTTGATGTGTACCCACAAAACCCAACACACGCAAAACGAGAACACACTCTACCAAGGAAGTGCTTAAAAGTCAAAGTAGCACACTTTGACAAGAAAAAGACTAATTTGACACCAACTCAATTAGACCCAGatgcaaaaataattaaaaaaaaataagaaaaaaataaaaaacaaatccaaCATAAAAAAGATCAACAATTCAAAATCACCTTTGTGTTGTCTTAAGTTGAACTAAAATTCAACATTGAATATCATGGTTTTTTATTTACTCTTCATGCACTAtaataaattatgaataaataAGTTATTATTAAAGATAAAAATGAACCAAACCCACCTTGAAATTTTGATGACGATGAGTGATGATGGTATTTGTTCaactttttgttattttgtattaataaatttatgaattattaAAGTAAAGGAACGAGGAAAAAGATGgaaagaggagagagaaagagagagagagagagagagaggctTGGATGATTCCAATCTCTAGATGTCTTCTTGTGTTCAAAACTTCCACTCTCCGAGAActaatgattttttaattacgtttttattttttatttttaatttatctattacaacgtattttaaattaattttatatgaagAATTTTTCTTGTGATTGATTTTTCTTACAATTTTATTGACGTTGATATTTTATCATCATCAGATCGTATGTTATATCATAACCAATCCATTTTAGAAAGAGTTTTTTCTTcctaataaaattcattttttcattaaaaaacaaaacaaaaagccacaccatataaatataatttgtaaagatattctgtcaaaaaaataaagggttatgctaaacagtgtctctgagacactagttaagcatactaaaaaaagaaacaaatgaaaaagttaatgatgagagagaataactttttacatattaaagcattgaatgcacaatttacgaaatgaaatttccatatttatattcttaactagtaccccgggggcactatttagcattttccaaaaataaatgTGAAGATATTTGACCCTCTCCAGACGTGAGATGGATGCATGGGTATTTGGTCTTTTTTCCAAGATACTTGTCCGATAAGAATGAGAATCGGGAATCAGACAAATTGTCGTTGTAATTTATCAATATTAGTCAACAGATGAACTTGGTGCAATCGATATGTATATTTGTGCCACTTGTTATTAGCATTGGGTATAGACTAGATCTGATAACCAAAATTACATAATCAAATTAAAACCAATTCATTAACTAGCTTTGTTGGTGGCTTTCGCTGTCTTCTTGATTGCACTGTGCATAGGTGACCATGCTGGTCATCTGAGAAGGATAGGAGACCGATGAGTCTCACTACGAACCACAACACTGTTTTCTATAGAAGGTGTCGTATTTTCTTGTGGATGTCAGATGAGTTGTTTCCCTTCCTTAATGAGGTCGTTGGGACCTaattttttcttcattcttaAAGCTTTTCGGagtcgggtttgagttttttgagatttttttgttgttacttCTAGGTGTACTTATTTCAAACTCGGTTAAATTAAATTCCAAAATCATTGTTGATTTTATGTTAACTTTCTCTATCATTGAATTCTCGGCTCAGTCTTGGTGATTGCTTCTGTTTTTATGCTTTTCAATGATGCCAAGAAGCATAAATAACAAGCTTCTAGGTCGTCCTCGGCCGTTGCTAATTTCTCTTCGTCTGTGTGGTATATTTCGTTTTAAGATGTACCTTCGAAGAGGCAGCTCCCAGCTCTGCAATATAGGTTTTCCCATAATGCAGTTATACAAGGATTTAATCCACGACTATGGATTGTGGTGCCACGGTTTTTATATGCGTTCATTTCCATATGGTGACCAAAAGCTCGACGTAGCCCCAAGGCTTAGTTGTTACGGCGTTAAAGCCTTGTAGGTCGCAGTAGTTAGGAATGATGTTCTTTTTCGTTAACTACAAGGCGTCGAAAGCTTCGTACATAATGTCGCAAGAATCCCATTGGTCTATTAGGATGTACATTGTGATTAGATATAACGACCCTTATCAGTAGTAGAACGTGTTGGTTATGAATTCCATTGACCAGATCCTTATCTTGAAATGAGAGAGTTGGAcgattctttcttttttgggttttcaactCAGCGTTTGGTGGTGAAATCATGTCTTTCAGTTTTCTGTTGATAGAGTTGCAAGAAGCTTGTTATGTTATCTGGAATCCTTCTAACACAACGACTACTATGGGCATAATGTTTTATGCTTCTGGTGCCCTGCTTTCTTAACCATGATGGATAATGTTTCTTCGCGGGTTTTGTCAGTTTTGCTAGGTACGAGAAGTGTTGGGGGAGGGGGGATTTATCCCTTATCGGGAATCCTCCTCACACAACGGCTGTTATGGGTGTCATGTTTTATGCTTTTGGTGTCCTACTCTTCTCAACCATGATAGATAATGTCTCTTCGCAGTTTTCTCGATTTGGCCGAGTACGAAAAGTGTTGGGAGGGATTTGTTCCTGGAAATTGTCACTAAAGACCATAGAAAGTGAAAAGTCAAGTTTTGTATCATATGAAGACCCACATTTTCACGTGGTATACAGACACAACTTTTTCATTCACAACAGAAGTATAATACTATGTCCTGAAGCCTCACGCAACCGTGTGGGTATCAGACACGGCTGTGTGACACCCTGCGGTGCTAATCttcagttttttgtttttcatttctatttttaatgtgtttcattTGTAATAATATACCTCAATGAATGAGGGTAGTTACGAGAATCAGAGGCTTAAGGCTATAAATAAGATGTTAGATCAATGTAAACGTCAAGTTCTCCACATTGTAAAACTCTCAAAAATCAATATAGTTATTTTAGTTCATTTGTGTGTTCTTAGcacatttttcatatttttaagagttaTTGCTCATGGCCAAGTGTGAGTAGTTCACATATATGAGAGAAGATCCTCTCCCATAACTTTACCCTCTAGTTGAATCCTgtccattcatttttttttcattacataaaattttaataaacataataattatGAATGGTGGGGATATAAACTATACTCCCTCCAGTTATATTCCCACTGGAGAGGATCTCAATCCCACCTATATATAGGATCATGGAGATCAGTCTTTAGCATGTTCTCTTTATCATGGCTTTGATTGAGATTATATCTAACAAGGTATATCATAAGCAATATATGTGAAGCTTTATCTTAGGGCATGAAGATGAAGGTCCTAAAGGAGAAATTCGAAGCGCTCTGTTAATCGCCCTTAATCGAGGCCTTTGTATCATGGTTTTTCCATCCCTTATACCGTGCTCATGAATTGTTTTCTCATGACATTTGTTTTATGTGATGGAGTTAGAATCAAAATATGCTATTGATGAAATCTATGATCCTATgatgttttaaaataatcatataTTGTTAGTTTATTTTGCTTGCATATCTATTAAGAATTCAAAGCAATCTCTTCTTTTTATATTCTCATACTTTACCACATTTGCCTTCGAatcatattttctttgtttataattttagattctctaaaattttactttctctctcttacTACATGTAGATTGATACTCTTTTAGTTACGATGACAATCTCGTTCACTTGCAAGGCTATTAAATTTTTGACATTGTTGCCATGGACTAATCATAGAAAAGGAGTAAAAGAATTTAAAATCTTTATAGttgctgtttttttttcctattatagagttagtgaaaaaattataaaacaaaaattatatattttcttgaGCTTTAGTTGATGTTTTATTTAGTAGTTTCTACATATAATCATAAACACAAaatatctcttataatattttattagtataTCTATGTTgctatttttctttctatagtAACCTCTTTGTTGAATGCAAAGAACTAGAAGTCTCGGGATATTGTGAAACCGATTTCTGAAATAGAGAGATTCATACATAACACTAGaaggaaaaatataaaaaagatcaTGGCCAAAGATACAACATTGAAAAACTAGGCAACTCCGACTGTTTCAGAATCTCACTCTAGTATTGCTAAGCTAACGGTTGATGGTAATCAATTTGAATTGAAACCATCACTACTTTATATGGTACAACAAAACTAATTTTCGGGTTCAATTTCCGATGAACCTAACTTGCACCTCTCAATCTTTATTGAATATTGTGATACTTTGAAACTATATGGGGTGCCTAGTGATGCTATAAGGCCTTAggctttttcctttttctctaaAGGATAAAGCTAGAGTTTGGTTAAATTTTGTACCATCAGAATCTATAACAACATGGGATGAATTGAAACAAGTTTTTCTTGCCAAGTACTATATTATCCTTTTTCAAAAACGGCACAAATGATAAATCAAATTACAagcttcaataaaaaaaaaggagaatctTTATGCGAGGCTTgggaaaaattaaaagaaatgcTAAGACTTTTCCCTCATCATGATCTTGTGCCCTGACTTATTGTTCACATATTTTACAATGGTCTATCCTACAACACAAGAATGATGGTTGATGTTGCTGCGGGTGGTGCTCTAATGAATAAAAGTGTAGAAGATAAGATGTTCATGGACTAATAGAAGAAATGACACAAAACCACTTCCAATGTGCAAGCAAAGTTATAGTGTTTTAGTCACTAAAGTTGAGGTCTTGCAAACTAAATTAGATAATCTTAAGGTTAATGCGGTTTCGACTACTAAACTTACTTGTGATGTGTGTGGGATAATTGGTCATATGTCTAATGAATTCATTATAGGCTTAGATTCCATGGGAGATTCTAATGTTGAAGTAGCAAATTTTGTTAGTAACCCTAGGAATAATCCTTCCTCTAACACTTATAATTCGGGATGGAGGAATCACCCAAATTTTTCACATAAAAACTCTTCTCAAAATACCACTCCTcccaattttcaaaataattttaataggcttcaaaaatttaatttagaaaactaaattgataattttgtcattattcaaaacaaacaaaatgatGAATTCAAGAGACCAAATTTTCAAATGGGATAAGCTTTAAAACAAATGCGAACTAAAATGGATAATACACGGAACCATAGTAAATGTTAGAAACACGAATTTCTCAAATTGATCAACAAATAGCTTCACTTTCTAATACAATTTCTAAAAACATAATTTCCTTTCTTGGTCAACCCGAGCCTAATCCTAAAGAACAAGTTAGttgataacattttttttttcaagaagtcaaaatggaatatatatatatatatatataaagagtaACGGACAAGTGATTTCCttagcacaaggtgtgccaataGAGACCACAAAGGTTTACAAGAACATCAAATAACAACAATCAATCAAAACCCATACATAGCAATGGATTCGACCACTAACAATGAAAGTTCGAGACTAAAGAAACATttgtcgacttcaaccaccaaTATCAAAACAATTTGACATTATCCAACATTTGATGCAAAGTAGAAGCCGTGTTCCTGAACAACTTATAATTTCTCTCGTGCCACATAATCCAAACACGAGCGGGCCAAATGAGCTGCATAAAGGATTGTCGTGCCCGCCGACCACCTACTGACTTGGTGAACTGAACAAAGTGATCAGACAAGTTGTCAGCGTCCACCGCCATTGAACCAATCCACGTTCGAACCATCGaccaaagagaaccaaaaaaACTGCAAGTGAGAAACAAGTGATGCGCCGACTCGGCCTCACCGCATCCAGATAAACATGAATGAGCTTCTGCTGAAATCATACCTCGAGTAATCAAGTGTGTCTTCATTGGCAACCTATCCCTCAAAAGTCTCCATGCTagaatggaaaccttcaaaggaacctatCTGTGCCATATAAGATCGTGACCCTCAGCCAAAGTAACCATGTCATGAGAAGTCAATAGCTGATACGCGCCACCAACGAAGTAACCATGAACTGGATCTAactgccactgccacctatctgaaATATGATCCTGCAAAGAGATATTAAGTAATAAGGTCTGCCACTCCCCCAgcaactcctcctcccacgcccacAACTGCCTCCTCCAAACCCACGCTTGACCGCCAATCCCCCATCCTAACAAAGCTATCTCATCTATCAAAGCTAATTTATTCTCTCCTAAGTCAAATAAACGCCTAAACCTCACACACAAGGGAATATTCCCAAGCCATGGATCAATCTAAAACAATGTATCAGATCCATCCCCCACCTTCTTTGAAACATTCTCCCGGAACCACCCTACACCATCAAAACCCTTATGGATTCTcactatctccctccaccaTTCAGACCCTCTCCTCCCTCCCTCTCCCACCTTGCCTCCCTCCACCCTATACCTGGCTGCTAACACTCTAAACCATAGCCCCTCTCCATCTGTCAATAACCTCCAACACCATTTTCCTAGAAGAGCTAAATTAAACTCTCTCAACTGCCTAACCCATAACTCTCCATACTCCTTACGTAAATAGGTAGTGTTCCAACTAATCCAAGATGTTTTCCTATGATCCTCACTCCCCCtagaaaaaattaatcaaaagtGATTCAATATAAGAGATtatacctgagggagctttgaagaaggaaagagcatAAACAGGTAGAGAGGTCAGGACAACCTTTAGTAAGATCAGACGACCATCAAAAGAAAGGAAACGACTCTCCACCCACATAACCTGTTCTTAATACGAGCTAGCATCGGTTCCCAAAAAACCAAATGACGCAGATCACTACCAATAGAAAGACCTAAATAAAGGAAAGGATTTTTTCCCACTTTACAGCACAGAGCCGACGCAGCCTCATGTAACCAGGAATCAGGGATATTAACCCCTACCAATAAACTCTTGTTAAAATTGACCTTCAAACCCGACATAGACTCAAACAACACCAGGATAGCCCGAAGCGCACAGACGTTCGCCCAACTTTTAGAGCCTACCAACAACGTATCATCTGCAAATTAAAGGTGGGAGACCATCACCGAATTTTGATCTCCAAAACTGTACCCTATAAACAAATTACTCTCAATCATATCCTGCATCATCACATTCAACCCCTCAGCTGCCAAAAGAAACAGGAAACTCATCAGTAAGGCTGCCATTAACTAAGACTGATATTGTGGTCGTACCAATGCATTCTCTAATCCATTTCCGCCAAAGCATCGGAAAAGACATACAACCCATAACATCATCCAGATAGCCCTAGTCCACTGAATCATAAGCTTTCTCAAAATCCACCGTGAATAACAACAACTCCTTTTTGGACCTACGCGCCTCAACAACCACCTCATTCGCAATAAGGATACCATAAAGGATTTGTCTGTCCTTAACGAAAGCAGTCTGAGACTCAGATATGACACTCCCAATCACCAGCCGTAAACGATTAGCAAGAACCTTTGCAATAATTTTGTAAAGGCTTCCAACCAGCGAAATAGGACGAAAATCGTTCAACCGTTGGGGATTATTCACCTTAGGAATTATGGCAATGAAAGTAGAATTTAAGCCTTTAGTCAGCTTGTCGTTCCGATGGAACTCCGACATAAAACACATCAAATCACCTTGTAACTCATTCTAAAAAGCtttaataaaaccaaaattgaTCCCATTCGGACCTGGACTTTTATAACTATCGCAATCCCAAACAGCTGCCTTAACCTCCGCCATAGAAAAAGGCTTAGTTAGGCTACTACACTCTAAAATGCTTAAACGTTTAAAGCGTAG
Coding sequences within it:
- the LOC123894594 gene encoding transcription factor TGA2.2, which gives rise to MGSRIRIGVEDEKGAEIGMPSFNSDDARYTEGNTVDSFHVSDFGAFGQTYRLVDAVALSGNSNSVFNSIKVSGQNISPGPVHTSTLPTSLDKSPLTNQTEPHRLQLTNLQSSNPGSGNILSVRTENQEEFAMADASPRTDISTDGDTDDKNQRFDRNQSLAPVGSDSSDRSKDKSDQKTLRRLAQNREAARKSRLRKKAYVQQLESSRLKLTQLEQELQRARQQGVFISSSGEQTHSMSGNGAMQFDAEYARWLEEQNRQINELRAAVNSHASDTELRMIVDGILAHYDDIFRLKGVAAKADVFHLLSGMWKTPAERCFLWLGGFRSSELLKLLVSQLEPLTEQQLMGITNLQQSSQQAEDALSQGMEALQQSLAETLSTGAPSSSGSSGNVANYMGQMAMAMGKLGTLEGFIRQADNLRQQTLQQMHRILTTRQSARALLAIHDYFSRLRALSSLWLARPRD